The following DNA comes from Rhipicephalus microplus isolate Deutch F79 chromosome 6, USDA_Rmic, whole genome shotgun sequence.
agagggttccggactgtagtagatcatttcgataagatcacgcccactgtgcgaatggtacagattgttctggaacgtacgccgccgccaacggtagcgctagaacattcgacggcgggagtataaatgccgacgcgcttcgccgcttgtcagtttcagtttcagtttcagtttcagttttattgagcattttcttcacagagttgcgaaaaagaaaacgcaaggataggagcaaaaagctgctatattagcagcttgacgaggctcctaccccttttcacttggcattacagaatcagcagagcacaaaacatgaaaaaacaatttgacgtcgattttcaaaacttcaataaataaaaagaaaatgcatcaaaattacatcagtttcaggtttacataaaataagcaaaccacatagagagaaaaacaacaaaaaacaaaagaaaacagcgtgcggccaatcatgaaacaatgcacacgttgctaaacggctaccaaagtattacaacatgattatacaacgtttacaacactgggtatgcgaaaagcacgagttttagtgcacaagggaaacactgacgagtgaaatgttgtatgttttactcgtaaaaaaaaatcaatgaaaaaaatgtcaaagaaagcaaacattatacgatgccatgttacacaagcactattatagggtgtttcttttacatatagtactgtagccggacaactagaagatgctaaactacacggcgccattttggatgagaaggttcttaagttgttttttatgtatattaaagatgtcgatgtttttattttcaaacaagttaaaacaagctggaatacagtgttcaagtcttctcaaaccgtgattagttcgcgaataaggaacaaaccaggaaggccttttccgaatgtcataataggattgtgtatttttcctgaggttacacagtttaagaaaacaagcattgtttgatagcaagctttgtttgtatttcataataaggttgaaactgtgtatgtgatcgatcggtaaaatcttatattctctgaataaatgacttgtatgtgcgtcgtatggtacgtttgcaatatgacgaatcgcttttttctgcagtaaaaatattttgttccgatttgctttagatgtatctgcccacactagactacaatagtttatgtgagatgaaaacaacgtattatagagtaaaagtttaatgtttgctggaagtatctgtcgaagtttagagagagcaccacacgtcctagctatatttctagttactttattaacgtgttcatcccaattaagattttcattaaaaattactcctaaggatgaaacttctttgacaacctcaattttttcgggcccgatatatatatccaaaccacgacagacagccttctgaaccggtgcgaataccactGCTTTGGATTTTGTTGTGTTGATcgttaaataatttgcagtactccaaatgaagatgtcgttaagaatgttgttggctgagtctgcaagcttacctaaatcattaccatgaaaaaatatactagtgtcatctgcataaattataaagtccacatatttgctgacacttgttatgtcatttatataaatattaaacagtaggggccctaatatgctgccctgaggtacacctgacgttatggttagtagggaggattggctgtcatttataactacagattgctttctttgtgataaataagatttcagaaagtcaagtggggttccccaaaaaccataatgacgcaattttgcatagagtacttcgtggttgattctatcgaacgctttggaatagtcaataaaaacacccaatgttaacagtttcttttcaaatgagttaagtacgagttctttttgtgtgaggagagccagttccgtggacatgccccgtcggaagccaaattgatgcggtgataatatagagtacttttcacaaaaagacatgacacgttgatttattattttctctagccctttagatataacaggaagtatcgagatcggacgataattagaaaaaatatttcggtcaccagatttgtataagacactaactctcgcatgcttcattttttctgggaaaactcccgtggataagcagatattaaacagatgggtaagaacaggtaacaaaagatcaagtgctgctttaataggtctaatttgtaactcatctatgtcccgagcagtagtgttctttagtgacataaatacagacagtacttcttcaggagttgtgtttaaaaaatatgcagtgctcatgtttggcacacctagaaagtccctgtaatcactattacaggcacgagaagggtttgataaatcagaggacaccagcgttgtgaagtacacgttaaatttattagcaagttcttgaccctttactatcttgttatctatgtttaactcaagtgcgttgtctcgagagcaacttctatttagaagcttatttatttctcgccaaagcacgtcgccacgagtgctaaccctcttgaagagagcttcatagtacgcatccttagtttttctcagttgcttcgttacaaaatttctataccgcttgaattccgaaagatggttgtggtgtcttgttttcacgaatttcgcgtacagaagatttttcttcttaatcatttccagacattctcgcgtcatccattgtttccgacctttcttcagggtttcgacagttttatatttaaaacacttatggtaagtttttcttaacaggcacatgaatatttcatacgcctcgttagcgttaactgatttatagacaggatcccaacaaatctgcgcaatttcacgcctaaaagtgtctaatgttttgtcactaatttcctgtattttgtatgattctggagttgatacttttgcacgattaagatactcgttgcgattttgaaacatgtatatagggtagtgatcactaatatcggcaataacagttccagatacggttgaatcacttatgtcatttgtaataagtaagtcgataaggctttcagtatctaaagtgacacgtgtaggttcagtaataatattagcacacgcaaaggaatcaagtagtagttggaagttacgagtggtttcagtttgctgtaaaaggtttatattgcagtcgccccctatgataatgtgcaacttgttagtgcacgcatacgtaagcagattttcaagaaattgaaaaaacgcttctgtttttccgtcaggtggacgataaactaccacatatacatacttgtgacatgctagtgataatgcctcatagtctggtgtaatcgctgaaaattctgagagaaggctgcaaactaagttgtcagcaattagttgcaaaacacctccccctcgacgagagggcctgtttaaaaagaacgatttatacgttggcaagcatagtacctcatcattgcacgtgtaccaagtttcagaaatcatgatgatgtcgaatttaaacgagaattcgtcgagaaacgtagttatatcatcgtgcttgttgcgagctgagtgagcatttaagtgcatgatactgcaatatccactagtgtaaggtatattgacatcacgtggtaatatcgccattttaacaaaaggaaaaaaagaaaaagaaaaaaaaggtcgcGCCGAAAAAACGAAAAGTGCTAATCAGATAAGCCTACGGCATGCTAGATGCCCCGCGGCTGCTTGAATTGGCCGCTTGCATCTTGTGCAAGTCAGCTTCACATGTGATTTGAACTGCACGAGATGTTTCCGTTTCacgcgcaaatattttgccaccacttgcccacgcgaagcgccagttcatttcccgtttccgagcaatcgtcatacccagcaattttttcagttggggacaaaggtgctcatttacgaaaacagactgtttagttgtgaaacccagttcctcagctgtgaatcgagttctccttgctttcttaacgatggcatccctcttagctcggcgattgaaaacaaccacgatgttttcgttcaggggggcatcactgcctgctttgctaccccgatcgggaacagcgcttgcatgagggcgtacctcgttgttctttgcaacacctgggtctggtgccatgttactttgcgaagtggcactcctcgctggcaaacggtggcatatttctatgtcttgttcacttattggctcccccaaggcgtcaccaactttggcaagcaattgcacaaggttttcattaggggtacgtgggatccctttaatttctatatttttgtttcgagagtattgatcctgagtagttaggcgcgtggaattttcgtgcaccaactttctcaaacggtctatctcacattgcattgcctcttgggacgccctgagagcagcgttttcctttctaatttcagcgcactcttgttttatgttttcgtagtctttgttcatgtattcaaggcttttgtttaactctctgatttctttccgaatgtcgcgtttgaagtccgcgaactcagtacccatgattaaagggcaagttacagattcaacagtgggcaaaacaagtacgaactttgaaaaataggcaacagagacagcgctaggatagcgaatgaactatacaaaacaggagggcaaatgcctaacctgggaaaacaacagcaataagcgtctctgtcgtaggctgtccctgctgccaagtgatcgagggaggcgttgcagctgtctttttgaagggccaggggtggccgatgccacgtggtatggtgccgggcgcaaaaaagTAGCCGGTCGGTCGGcgcggcactcccgcaaggcgctggatgcagcacgcttcgctatcaacgccgatagtcagccactgtacgcctcgaacacctgggaaaacaacagcaataagcgtctctgtcgtaggctgtccctgctgccaagtgatcgagggaggcgttgcagctgtctttttgaagggccaggggtggccgatgccacgtggtatggtgccgggcgcaaaaaagTAGCCGGTCGGTCGGcgcggcactcccgcaaggcgctggatgcagcacgcttcgctatcaacgccgatagtcagccactgtacgcctcgaacacctgggaaaacaacagcaataagcgtctctgtcgtaggctgtccctgctgccaagttgttgatcgaaggccgacgctccgttcgccgctatcagtccgagactgctatctgtgcgagactgctgctgtaattggactttccgtttaccgggcacaggttcgcccaaataaacagttaaatcccaaaacgaagtctcctgtcttcggccacgtcacgaccccgtgacgatATGCACAGTCTGACATACAATTTGTACTAGGATGAGAAGTTAATTTGCTACGCGTTAATACGGAGGAAGTACGGAGCTGGGTAACCTTCTCTCTCTCTAATTCTTGCTTTTATTCGTTGGTTTCAccttctctctgtcttttttcAATTTATGTCTACTTTCATTCATATTTTTCTGTCTACCTTTCTCAACATACAATACTTCTTTCTCATTTCtgttttttattcatttctttctaCGTTTCGCCTACTTCTTTTTGCTATATCAGCTCCTTCTGTCCATATGTTTCTCTCTCACTCCTTACGCCTTTATTTCTCTTGCCaccttttaagtgtgaatacactttataagcgaccccaaaccaacCACCGCCGtaggcggcgtccgcagtcttctctctatctttaaaagaaagaggacttggcgggccgcagcgcgacgctctaccgaataagccacggacgcgacgctgatatcggtgtcagtaacgcgccttataccccctcccccttcgctcgcttctgcgctctcctcactcgctgcagctgcgcgcgcacccctctctctctcgcgcccgccttctctctcagtctcccgtcgagagcgggtcgtgagggggagtaaagttaaaatccgttggcattcgccagtgagttaacgtaaactcccccgtgtgatcaaattgcgattcccaggaaccattacaccataaaggcaccatagtgtgattaataaatataatagtgtgaattaataaatacccctcatagcat
Coding sequences within:
- the LOC142766029 gene encoding uncharacterized protein LOC142766029, giving the protein MCRCRESGERSVGLRSTTWQQGQPTTETLIAVVFPGVRGVQWLTIGVDSEACCIQRLAGVPRRPTGYFFAPGTIPRGIGHPWPFKKTAATPPSITWQQGQPTTETLIAVVFPGVRGVQWLTIGVDSEACCIQRLAGVPRRPTGYFFAPGTIPRGIGHPWPFKKTAATPPSITWQQGQPTTETLIAVVFPGDGYKESTLRTATSAQDNITSPVNYYANSASTKATVTSPAAYYAKPRALTDSNIIWIKPQRSNGSVLPKKRGIRHISRDGEYRSVTSKNTPTGMKNSPKSYVNKDGQASPCKTTQPTFKCRDELKKVTARYDSGVRPCRLVRICLSGGYDTIEECKRRCVGKAFTIQ